In the Gemmatimonas sp. genome, one interval contains:
- a CDS encoding serine/threonine-protein kinase — protein MPDRYLGQIISKYQVTRLLGSGAFSWVYEAIDQDLEIPVALKILRPEFSGQDVAETRFRREAATAARLRHRNIVTVRDVGQVDGVVFVAMDLHPLTLGRRLALAGRLPEAECLRIGTDVAAALSIAHAGGVIHRDIKPDNILLGSEGEAVVADFGLARALAGAASLSATNQVMGTPHYFSPEQARGQEIDGRSDLYALGVTLYRAATGHLPFEGDDWYAVAKHHIETAPAPPRTFAPELSPEFEAVILRLLAKQPEQRYHSATQLLDALGALPGAPVRNGFTPHPGSHTVDAFPAVGGAQRRAARGAGGRVGGRRGAGFVRRGSAPTRG, from the coding sequence GTGCCTGACCGCTATTTGGGGCAAATAATCAGCAAATATCAGGTCACCCGACTGCTCGGCTCGGGGGCCTTTTCGTGGGTATACGAGGCGATAGACCAGGATCTGGAGATCCCGGTCGCCCTCAAAATTCTGCGTCCGGAATTTTCGGGACAAGACGTTGCTGAAACCCGTTTTCGTCGAGAAGCGGCCACGGCCGCCCGTCTCCGCCACCGCAATATCGTCACGGTTCGCGACGTCGGGCAGGTCGACGGCGTGGTGTTCGTGGCCATGGATCTCCACCCGCTTACCCTCGGACGCCGACTCGCGCTGGCTGGCCGGTTGCCGGAAGCCGAGTGTCTCCGCATCGGAACTGATGTCGCCGCCGCGCTCTCGATCGCGCATGCCGGCGGCGTCATCCACCGCGATATCAAGCCCGACAATATTTTGCTTGGCTCAGAGGGAGAAGCCGTCGTCGCCGATTTCGGCCTCGCCCGGGCGCTCGCCGGTGCCGCCTCGCTGAGCGCGACGAACCAGGTAATGGGCACGCCTCATTATTTCAGTCCGGAACAGGCGCGTGGCCAGGAAATCGACGGTCGCAGTGATCTCTACGCCCTCGGCGTCACGCTGTATCGCGCCGCCACAGGACACCTGCCTTTCGAGGGTGATGATTGGTACGCCGTCGCCAAGCACCACATCGAAACGGCGCCGGCACCGCCGCGTACGTTCGCGCCGGAACTGAGCCCGGAGTTCGAAGCGGTCATTCTCCGCTTGCTCGCCAAGCAACCCGAGCAGCGATACCATTCGGCTACGCAGTTGCTCGATGCGTTGGGCGCCCTGCCCGGCGCTCCCGTGCGCAACGGATTCACTCCGCATCCGGGCTCGCATACGGTCGACGCCTTTCCCGCCGTGGGCGGGGCCCAGCGCCGCGCGGCCCGCGGGGCGGGGGGCCGCGTGGGGGGGCGCCGGGGGGCGGGGTTTGTGCGGCGCGGGAGCGCCCCCACCAGGGG
- the rpsO gene encoding 30S ribosomal protein S15 yields MTTMAFDKALTIDKYRSHDVDTGSTRVQVAILTDRINYLTGHFRTHAKDHHGRRGLLKMVGKRRRLLDYLKRTDVQQYRTLVQDLGLRY; encoded by the coding sequence ATTACGACGATGGCGTTCGATAAGGCACTCACGATCGACAAGTACCGGTCCCACGATGTGGACACCGGATCGACCCGGGTTCAGGTTGCCATCCTCACGGATCGCATCAACTACCTCACGGGACACTTTCGTACGCACGCGAAGGACCATCATGGTCGCCGCGGGCTACTCAAGATGGTGGGCAAGCGTCGCCGCCTGCTCGACTATCTGAAGCGTACGGACGTGCAGCAGTATCGCACGCTCGTGCAGGACCTTGGTCTCCGATACTAA
- a CDS encoding polyribonucleotide nucleotidyltransferase produces the protein MMHRIERTFAGRPLVIETGRMAKQAAGSAIVQFGETMVLAAVTVSENQSPLPFFPLTVEYKEKTYAAGKIPGGFIKREGRPHDHEILACRIIDRSIRPLFPEGFKNEVQVFVYVISADQENDADVLALLATSFALNASKIPFMGPIGGVRVGRVQGHWVLNPTFQQLAFSDMELIVAGSQDSIVMVEGGALEVSESDVLESLRLSHDGIRELIAMQNELLAKVQVPKMAWTKTESPDAVITRTKAHASGRVREALNQKDKHTRIEAIEKVKKEAAAELLLEFPDNAKDIHNVLGDVEYNELRAQVLSTNLRVDGRKPDEVRGISIDNSVLPRAHGSSLFTRGQTQALVAATLGTAKDAQRLDTINEAGETTRSFMLHYNFPPFSTGEVRPMRGTSRREIGHGNLAERALQGVLPDFANFPYTIRIVSEVLESNGSSSMASVCGGSLALFDAGVPMKAAVAGVAMGLIKEGDKYAILTDILGTEDHLGDMDFKVAGTKDGITSIQMDIKIEGLDLKIMEEALLQAKEGRLHILAEMDKALAAPRGDLSKYAPRIVTVQIPVDKIGELIGPKGKNIRGIQEETGAELTVDDDGTVTIAAVGAESMERARKMVEGMTAEAVVGETYEGTVKTVTAFGAFIEIMPGTEALLHVSEMKWERVEKPEDVVKKGDRVTVKLVDRDERGRLRLSMKALLPRPEGMPEETPGERPPRREDSGDRGGRSGGRSGGGGRDRR, from the coding sequence ATGATGCATCGAATCGAGCGGACGTTCGCCGGTCGCCCCCTGGTCATCGAGACCGGTCGGATGGCGAAGCAGGCGGCGGGTTCCGCGATCGTACAATTCGGCGAGACGATGGTTCTCGCCGCCGTTACCGTGAGCGAGAACCAGAGTCCGCTCCCCTTCTTCCCCTTGACGGTTGAGTACAAGGAGAAGACCTACGCCGCCGGCAAGATCCCGGGCGGATTCATCAAGCGCGAAGGGCGTCCCCACGATCACGAGATCCTGGCGTGCCGCATCATCGACCGCTCGATCCGCCCGCTGTTCCCGGAAGGCTTCAAGAATGAAGTGCAGGTCTTCGTCTACGTCATCTCCGCCGACCAGGAGAACGACGCCGACGTGCTGGCGCTGCTCGCCACGTCGTTTGCGCTGAACGCCTCGAAGATCCCGTTCATGGGTCCGATCGGCGGCGTGCGCGTGGGTCGCGTGCAGGGACATTGGGTGCTCAATCCGACGTTCCAGCAACTGGCCTTCTCCGACATGGAGCTGATCGTCGCCGGTTCGCAGGACTCCATCGTGATGGTCGAAGGCGGCGCGCTCGAAGTGTCGGAATCCGACGTGCTCGAGTCGCTGCGCCTCTCGCATGATGGCATCCGCGAGCTGATCGCGATGCAGAACGAACTGCTGGCTAAGGTGCAGGTGCCGAAGATGGCGTGGACGAAGACGGAGTCACCCGATGCCGTCATCACCCGCACGAAGGCGCATGCGTCGGGTCGCGTTCGCGAAGCGCTGAATCAGAAGGACAAGCACACGCGCATCGAAGCGATCGAGAAGGTCAAGAAGGAAGCCGCCGCCGAACTGCTCCTCGAGTTCCCCGACAACGCGAAGGACATTCACAATGTCCTCGGCGATGTCGAGTACAACGAACTGCGTGCGCAGGTGCTGAGCACCAATCTGCGCGTCGACGGCCGCAAGCCCGACGAAGTGCGTGGCATCAGCATCGACAACAGCGTGCTGCCTCGTGCCCACGGCTCGTCGCTCTTCACGCGTGGCCAGACGCAGGCGCTCGTCGCCGCGACACTTGGCACCGCGAAAGATGCGCAGCGTCTCGATACGATCAACGAAGCGGGCGAGACCACGCGCTCCTTCATGCTGCACTACAACTTCCCGCCGTTCTCGACCGGTGAAGTGCGTCCGATGCGTGGCACCAGCCGCCGCGAAATCGGCCATGGCAACCTGGCCGAACGCGCCCTGCAAGGCGTGCTGCCCGACTTCGCCAACTTCCCGTACACGATCCGTATCGTGTCGGAAGTGCTCGAGTCGAATGGCTCGTCCTCGATGGCCTCGGTCTGCGGCGGCTCGCTCGCCCTGTTCGATGCCGGCGTGCCCATGAAGGCCGCCGTCGCCGGTGTGGCGATGGGTCTCATCAAGGAAGGCGATAAGTACGCGATCCTGACCGACATCCTCGGCACCGAAGATCATCTCGGCGACATGGATTTCAAGGTCGCCGGTACCAAGGACGGCATCACGTCGATCCAGATGGACATCAAGATCGAGGGGCTCGACCTCAAGATCATGGAAGAGGCGCTGCTGCAGGCCAAGGAAGGCCGCCTGCACATCCTCGCCGAGATGGACAAGGCGCTTGCCGCGCCGCGTGGTGATCTCTCGAAGTACGCGCCGCGGATCGTGACGGTGCAGATCCCGGTCGATAAGATCGGCGAGCTCATTGGACCGAAGGGCAAGAATATCCGTGGCATTCAGGAAGAGACGGGTGCCGAGCTCACGGTCGACGACGATGGTACGGTGACGATTGCCGCCGTCGGTGCCGAATCGATGGAGCGCGCGCGCAAGATGGTGGAAGGCATGACCGCCGAGGCGGTGGTGGGCGAGACGTACGAGGGCACGGTCAAGACCGTGACGGCGTTCGGCGCGTTCATCGAAATCATGCCGGGCACCGAAGCGCTCCTGCACGTCTCCGAGATGAAGTGGGAACGCGTGGAGAAGCCGGAAGACGTGGTCAAGAAGGGCGATCGCGTCACGGTCAAGCTGGTCGATCGCGACGAGCGTGGACGTCTCCGTTTGTCCATGAAGGCGCTCCTCCCGCGCCCCGAAGGCATGCCGGAAGAGACGCCGGGCGAACGCCCGCCGCGTCGTGAAGACAGCGGTGATCGCGGCGGACGCAGCGGCGGACGGAGTGGTGGTGGCGGTCGCGATCGGCGCTAA
- a CDS encoding pitrilysin family protein has translation MAVAIGANTSGAQAPTLHRTDLPNGLTVLSESVPGARSVAFGAWVRAATLHERPEQMGVSHLLEHMVFKGTRTRSAQQIALALETLGGSLDAYTEREHTSYQARVLDEHLPEAASVIGELIFEPLLRQADLALERKVILEEISMVDDTPDDIIFDVHNRAVWGDHPHGFPILGTRATVKALSVADLHDLHERAYHPGRLVVAASGRVEHDQLLEVLQGTGWSTRERGDMTPFPLDPVEAAGPHAEHVSRKDIAQTHIVLGGQGIAFGDHRRYAFALLDMLIGGGMSSRLFQKVREELGLAYSVQTFSSSYADTGAHGVYLASAPETAQEALDAVRDVLRDVAVNGLSEDDLAAGKRQLRGQLVMSMEGVSSRMYRAALTALYGEPYRSIDELKALVDAIDLELVRDVAREFFDPDRQILVSLGPKAVR, from the coding sequence GTGGCGGTCGCGATCGGCGCTAATACGTCGGGCGCGCAGGCGCCCACGTTGCACCGCACGGATCTGCCCAATGGACTGACCGTGCTCTCGGAATCCGTTCCGGGAGCGCGGTCGGTTGCTTTCGGGGCATGGGTCCGCGCCGCAACGCTGCATGAACGTCCCGAACAGATGGGCGTATCGCATCTGCTCGAACACATGGTGTTCAAGGGCACGCGCACGCGCAGTGCCCAGCAGATCGCACTCGCGCTCGAAACCTTGGGTGGTTCGCTCGATGCGTACACCGAGCGTGAACACACGTCGTATCAGGCCCGCGTGCTCGATGAACATCTTCCGGAGGCCGCTTCGGTCATCGGGGAGCTGATCTTCGAGCCGTTGTTGCGTCAGGCCGATCTGGCCCTCGAGCGTAAGGTGATTCTCGAGGAGATCAGCATGGTCGACGACACGCCGGACGACATCATCTTCGACGTGCACAATCGTGCGGTCTGGGGTGATCACCCGCATGGCTTCCCGATTCTCGGGACCCGTGCCACGGTGAAGGCGCTGTCGGTGGCCGATCTGCACGATCTGCACGAGCGTGCGTACCATCCCGGCCGTCTCGTGGTCGCGGCGTCGGGCCGCGTGGAGCACGACCAACTCCTCGAGGTACTGCAGGGCACGGGGTGGAGCACACGGGAACGCGGTGACATGACGCCGTTTCCGCTCGATCCAGTCGAGGCAGCCGGCCCTCACGCCGAGCATGTGTCGCGCAAGGATATTGCGCAGACGCACATCGTGCTTGGTGGGCAGGGCATCGCCTTTGGTGACCACCGTCGGTACGCGTTCGCGCTGCTCGATATGCTCATCGGCGGCGGCATGAGCTCGCGCCTCTTTCAAAAGGTGCGCGAAGAATTGGGGCTCGCCTACAGTGTGCAAACGTTCAGCAGCTCGTACGCCGACACCGGCGCGCACGGTGTGTACCTCGCCAGCGCGCCGGAGACGGCGCAGGAAGCGCTGGATGCCGTCCGTGATGTGCTGCGCGACGTCGCCGTGAACGGTCTGTCTGAGGATGATCTCGCGGCCGGCAAGCGTCAACTGCGCGGACAGCTCGTAATGTCCATGGAGGGCGTGTCGTCGCGCATGTATCGGGCGGCGCTTACCGCGTTATACGGAGAACCGTACCGCAGCATCGACGAGCTGAAGGCGCTCGTCGATGCCATCGACCTGGAACTGGTGCGTGACGTCGCGCGCGAGTTCTTCGATCCCGATCGACAGATTCTCGTCAGCCTCGGCCCCAAGGCCGTTCGCTGA
- the ald gene encoding alanine dehydrogenase, with protein sequence MRIGVPKEIKTNENRVALVPAGVEALTASGHQVFIESGAGIGSGFDDDTYRAVGAEIVPDAATAWGNAELLLKVKEPIEQEWGFLRRDLTLFTYFHFAADEKLTNAHLASGATCIAYETVELPNRDLPLLIPMSEVAGRMAVQEGAKYLEKLYGGRGVLLGGVPGVAPAKVVILGGGIVGVNAAKMAAGLGAKVVVLDLSLERLRYLSDVMPANVQLVHSNRHNILEQISTCDLVIGGVLIPGAKAPKLVRREDLARMRPGAVIVDVAVDQGGCVETIHPTTHENPTYTVDGIIHYGVANMPGAVPRTSTLALTNATLPYTLLLANKGWKKALRENGALLKGLNMTDGKLTYQGVSDAFGMEFTDPATFVA encoded by the coding sequence ATGCGCATCGGTGTACCCAAAGAGATCAAGACCAACGAAAATCGGGTGGCTCTCGTCCCGGCCGGCGTTGAAGCGCTGACGGCGTCTGGCCATCAGGTATTCATCGAATCGGGCGCCGGCATCGGCAGCGGCTTCGACGACGACACCTATCGCGCCGTTGGCGCCGAGATCGTTCCCGACGCTGCGACGGCGTGGGGCAATGCGGAACTGCTGCTGAAGGTGAAGGAGCCGATCGAGCAGGAGTGGGGTTTCCTTCGTCGCGATCTGACCCTGTTCACGTACTTCCACTTCGCGGCCGACGAAAAGCTTACCAACGCGCATTTGGCCAGCGGTGCGACCTGCATCGCGTATGAGACGGTCGAACTGCCGAACCGGGATCTGCCGCTGCTGATCCCGATGTCGGAAGTGGCCGGTCGAATGGCGGTGCAGGAAGGAGCGAAGTACCTGGAGAAGCTGTACGGAGGGCGTGGCGTGCTGTTGGGTGGCGTTCCGGGCGTGGCGCCGGCCAAAGTCGTGATTCTGGGCGGCGGCATCGTGGGTGTGAATGCGGCCAAGATGGCGGCCGGGCTCGGTGCCAAGGTCGTGGTACTCGACTTGTCGCTCGAACGTCTCCGTTACCTCTCGGACGTGATGCCGGCCAACGTGCAGCTGGTGCACTCCAACCGTCACAATATTCTCGAGCAGATCAGCACCTGTGATCTGGTCATCGGTGGCGTGTTGATTCCCGGAGCGAAGGCGCCCAAGCTCGTGCGTCGCGAGGATCTGGCTCGCATGCGTCCAGGCGCGGTCATTGTCGACGTGGCTGTCGACCAGGGCGGCTGTGTCGAGACCATCCACCCGACCACGCACGAGAACCCGACCTACACGGTGGATGGAATCATTCACTACGGGGTAGCGAACATGCCGGGCGCGGTGCCGCGCACGTCGACGCTGGCCCTGACGAATGCCACGCTCCCCTACACGCTGTTGCTCGCCAACAAGGGCTGGAAGAAGGCGCTCCGCGAGAATGGTGCCCTCCTCAAGGGGCTCAACATGACCGACGGCAAGCTCACGTATCAGGGTGTGTCCGATGCCTTTGGCATGGAGTTCACGGACCCGGCGACGTTCGTCGCCTGA
- a CDS encoding rod shape-determining protein — protein MFWPFNKSNSFFPANAIAVDLGTANTLIYVKGEGIVLNEPSVVALDRETKKLKGVGLEAKRMLGRTPDGIMAVRPMKDGVIADFDVTEKMLRYFLTLVIDKHVFKVKPRVIVCVPSGITEVEKRAVRDSALGAGAKEVFMVTEPMAAAIGVGLPVESPTGNMVIDIGGGTTEIAVIALSGIVSDTSIRTGGDELDISIVQFMRKNYNLLIGEPTAEQIKIQIGSAYPVGDEREMEVKGRDLVSGIPKTVRVHSSEIREAIQEPIQQIVDAVRRALEITPPELASDIVDRGIVMTGGGALIRGLDVLLSQETGLPIHVDEDPLTCVVRGTGKILDDEEKYWSVLTT, from the coding sequence ATGTTCTGGCCCTTTAATAAGTCCAACTCGTTCTTCCCGGCGAATGCCATCGCAGTCGATCTCGGCACCGCCAACACCCTGATTTACGTGAAGGGCGAGGGGATCGTGCTGAACGAGCCCTCCGTCGTCGCGCTCGATCGCGAGACGAAGAAGCTCAAGGGCGTCGGTCTGGAAGCGAAGCGCATGCTTGGTCGCACGCCCGACGGCATCATGGCCGTCCGGCCGATGAAGGACGGCGTCATCGCCGACTTCGACGTGACCGAGAAGATGCTGCGCTATTTCCTCACGCTCGTGATCGACAAGCACGTGTTCAAGGTGAAGCCACGCGTGATCGTCTGTGTGCCGTCCGGCATTACCGAAGTGGAGAAGCGCGCGGTGCGCGACTCGGCGCTGGGTGCGGGCGCGAAGGAAGTTTTCATGGTTACGGAACCGATGGCTGCGGCCATCGGTGTTGGACTGCCCGTAGAATCACCGACCGGCAACATGGTGATCGACATCGGCGGGGGCACGACGGAAATCGCCGTGATCGCGCTGTCCGGCATCGTGAGCGACACGTCGATTCGCACCGGTGGTGACGAGCTCGATATCAGCATCGTGCAGTTCATGCGCAAGAATTACAACCTGCTGATCGGCGAGCCTACCGCCGAGCAGATCAAGATTCAGATTGGTTCGGCGTATCCCGTCGGTGACGAACGCGAGATGGAAGTGAAGGGTCGCGACCTGGTGTCGGGTATTCCGAAAACGGTGCGTGTACACTCGAGCGAAATTCGCGAAGCGATTCAGGAACCGATTCAACAAATCGTCGACGCCGTGCGTCGCGCGCTGGAGATCACGCCGCCCGAACTCGCGTCGGACATCGTCGATCGCGGTATCGTGATGACCGGTGGCGGTGCGCTGATTCGCGGGCTCGATGTGCTGCTCAGTCAGGAAACGGGCTTGCCGATTCACGTCGACGAAGATCCGCTGACGTGTGTGGTACGCGGTACTGGCAAGATCCTCGATGACGAGGAGAAGTACTGGTCCGTCCTCACGACCTGA
- the mreC gene encoding rod shape-determining protein MreC translates to MARSVRSDGRLDTGFALVCVVLAVLALILPRRTREGFAATLRTTVLSPLVALEGRASSVRAAIVARNDVLVTRGQVATQALQVQAVADENLTLRKLLGLSARLQDGFVPAELLPPRGAGDEFTIALATGSDAGVQPFLPVVTADGLVGMVQSVDRATSFAITWAHPDFRVSAMSVDEGAFGIVQPHLGAGAERWLLEMRGVPFRAKLEPGTLIVSSGLGATYPRGIPVGTVLGELSTPEKWARTYLVKPSVLPEAIGPVLVLLSSRAQRGVNGVWTTVNAADSAARAVAAAGDSLARAAALDELAARRAALDAAADTLTDSTLAFVASTRGTVADSVRADSLRMRVRADSLARARARPDTTKPRVVAPPPAPRAGPPPAGR, encoded by the coding sequence GTGGCCCGAAGCGTCCGATCCGATGGGCGACTCGACACCGGCTTCGCGCTGGTGTGTGTCGTGTTGGCTGTCTTGGCGCTGATCCTTCCGCGTCGCACGCGTGAAGGATTCGCCGCTACGCTGCGCACGACGGTGCTGTCGCCGCTCGTTGCGCTAGAAGGGCGTGCGTCATCGGTACGGGCGGCGATCGTCGCGCGCAACGACGTGTTGGTCACGCGCGGACAGGTGGCCACGCAGGCGTTGCAGGTACAGGCCGTGGCCGATGAGAACCTGACGCTGCGCAAGTTGCTCGGCCTCTCGGCGCGCTTGCAGGATGGATTCGTGCCGGCCGAGTTGCTGCCGCCGCGCGGCGCTGGCGATGAATTCACCATCGCGCTGGCCACCGGATCCGATGCCGGTGTGCAGCCGTTCCTTCCCGTCGTGACGGCGGATGGACTCGTCGGCATGGTGCAGAGTGTGGATCGCGCCACGAGCTTCGCGATCACGTGGGCGCATCCCGACTTTCGCGTGAGCGCGATGAGCGTGGACGAAGGTGCATTCGGTATCGTGCAGCCGCATCTCGGCGCCGGCGCCGAGCGCTGGTTGCTCGAGATGCGTGGTGTGCCGTTTCGCGCGAAGCTCGAACCGGGCACGTTGATCGTGAGTTCGGGGTTGGGTGCGACGTATCCGCGCGGCATTCCCGTGGGCACGGTGCTCGGCGAGCTCTCCACGCCCGAAAAGTGGGCGCGCACGTATCTCGTGAAGCCGTCGGTGCTGCCGGAAGCGATCGGTCCGGTACTCGTGCTCTTGTCGTCGCGGGCACAACGCGGCGTGAACGGCGTGTGGACCACCGTGAACGCGGCCGACAGTGCGGCGCGCGCGGTGGCGGCTGCTGGTGACTCGCTGGCCAGAGCGGCGGCGCTCGACGAGCTGGCGGCGCGACGTGCCGCGCTCGACGCGGCCGCCGATACGCTCACTGATTCGACGCTGGCATTTGTGGCGAGCACTCGGGGCACGGTGGCGGACAGCGTGCGCGCGGACAGTCTGCGCATGCGCGTGCGCGCAGACAGCCTTGCTCGAGCGCGCGCGCGACCAGACACTACAAAGCCCCGTGTGGTGGCGCCGCCTCCGGCACCCCGCGCTGGCCCTCCACCGGCGGGTCGGTGA
- the mreD gene encoding rod shape-determining protein MreD, translating into MSRPQQQTPGIGSAIRAWLGFAILLTAHFAVRPLFNGRANVDFIIIAILFSAVRMRPGLAALTGFLTGLAVDALAPGSFGASALVLTLVAFGASWLKAVFFADHVALTGLFVFAGKWLFDIAMTLLTGGASGASLVVTLLLWSPLSAALTALLAVLLLTVFRPLYRPHTT; encoded by the coding sequence ATGAGTCGCCCGCAGCAACAGACGCCGGGAATAGGCAGCGCGATTCGCGCCTGGCTGGGTTTCGCGATTCTGCTGACGGCGCATTTTGCCGTGCGCCCGCTGTTCAACGGTCGCGCGAACGTCGATTTCATCATTATCGCCATTCTGTTCTCGGCCGTGCGCATGCGCCCGGGGTTGGCTGCGCTCACGGGGTTCCTGACCGGTCTCGCGGTTGACGCGCTGGCACCGGGATCATTCGGCGCGTCGGCGCTCGTACTGACCCTCGTGGCGTTCGGCGCGTCGTGGCTCAAGGCGGTGTTCTTCGCCGACCACGTGGCGCTCACGGGACTGTTCGTCTTCGCCGGCAAGTGGCTGTTCGACATCGCGATGACGTTGCTTACGGGCGGGGCGTCCGGCGCATCGCTCGTCGTGACGTTGTTGTTGTGGTCGCCGCTGTCGGCCGCGCTGACCGCGCTCCTGGCGGTGTTGTTGCTCACGGTGTTTCGTCCGCTGTATCGACCGCACACCACGTGA
- the mrdA gene encoding penicillin-binding protein 2 encodes MSYHPNAILRRARLARVLLFASFVALGGAFFRAQVLQNAEYVLQSENNRLREVPLPGARGTIYDRHGEVIAENLPGYSVSILSPTEDSLRSALTTLSKVIQIDSAQQELAVRRFRRARTRPAVIFNDASFQVVSVLEERRVEFPGLIIQSSPKRYYPDGAAMAALIGYTGEIAEDDLSKPRYESYKAGQQVGKTGLELQYEAQLRGKEGRRFVEVDARNRVVRDAGVRPEEQPEAPPALRTNIDLDLQRFAHEYFGDSLRGAVVALDPKTGGVLSLYSAPSYDINKFIGGVSSSFYESLRVDPHRPLVNRALSGTYAPASTWKLATAIIGMELGLVTMDTRMQTPCTGGYYYGRVFKCWDKRGHGDVTLAQAIAKSCDVYFYQLGLKIGLTRLLAGGVSLGFRDSTGVDLPNERTPRWPESTAYFDKRYGSRGWNRSVVLSLAIGQADNAQTPLSMARFYAAMATDGMAPTPQVVMRDPERKQILNLDKAQLASIQLALADVVSRGTAAGAQIQGLTIAGKTGTAQVNGQLDNAWFVGYAPANDPKIVLAIIIEEGLHGSTAARAATKMMERYLKTRLTMTAIVND; translated from the coding sequence GTGAGCTACCATCCGAATGCGATCCTTCGTCGCGCGCGACTTGCGCGTGTGCTGCTGTTCGCCTCGTTCGTGGCACTCGGCGGCGCGTTCTTCCGCGCGCAAGTGCTGCAGAACGCGGAGTACGTGTTGCAGTCGGAGAACAACCGGTTGCGCGAGGTGCCATTGCCCGGCGCCCGCGGTACGATCTACGATCGGCACGGTGAGGTGATCGCGGAGAATCTGCCGGGATACTCGGTGTCGATACTGAGTCCGACGGAAGATTCGCTGCGGTCGGCGCTCACCACGCTCTCGAAGGTGATTCAGATCGACTCCGCGCAGCAGGAACTAGCGGTGCGACGATTCCGTCGCGCCCGCACGCGGCCGGCCGTGATTTTCAACGATGCGTCGTTTCAAGTCGTGTCGGTGCTCGAGGAACGTCGTGTCGAGTTTCCGGGGCTCATCATTCAGAGCTCGCCCAAGCGGTACTATCCGGACGGCGCCGCGATGGCGGCGCTGATCGGCTACACCGGTGAGATCGCGGAAGACGATCTCTCGAAACCGAGATACGAGAGCTACAAGGCCGGACAGCAGGTTGGAAAGACAGGCCTCGAGTTGCAGTACGAGGCGCAGTTGCGTGGCAAAGAAGGTCGCCGGTTTGTGGAAGTCGATGCGCGCAATCGTGTGGTGCGCGATGCCGGCGTTCGGCCGGAGGAACAGCCGGAAGCACCGCCGGCATTGCGCACGAACATTGATCTCGATCTTCAACGATTCGCGCACGAATACTTCGGTGATTCGCTGCGTGGCGCGGTGGTGGCTCTCGATCCCAAAACAGGCGGTGTACTCTCGCTGTACAGCGCGCCGAGCTACGACATCAACAAGTTCATCGGTGGCGTGTCGAGCAGCTTCTACGAAAGCCTTCGGGTAGATCCGCACCGGCCGCTCGTGAACCGCGCGCTCTCGGGAACGTACGCGCCGGCGTCGACGTGGAAACTGGCCACGGCGATCATTGGTATGGAGCTGGGGTTGGTGACCATGGACACCCGCATGCAGACGCCGTGCACGGGCGGCTACTATTACGGTCGTGTGTTCAAGTGCTGGGACAAGCGTGGGCACGGTGATGTGACCTTGGCGCAAGCGATCGCGAAGTCGTGCGACGTCTACTTCTATCAGCTTGGGCTCAAGATCGGCCTCACGCGATTGCTGGCGGGGGGCGTGTCGCTGGGGTTTCGTGATAGCACCGGCGTCGACCTCCCCAACGAGCGCACACCGCGTTGGCCCGAATCGACCGCGTACTTCGATAAGCGGTACGGCTCACGTGGTTGGAATCGCTCGGTCGTGTTGAGTCTGGCGATCGGCCAGGCGGACAACGCGCAGACGCCACTCAGTATGGCGCGTTTCTATGCCGCGATGGCCACTGACGGGATGGCCCCCACGCCCCAAGTCGTCATGCGCGACCCGGAACGCAAGCAAATTCTCAATCTCGACAAGGCCCAACTGGCGAGCATTCAACTGGCGCTCGCCGACGTGGTCTCCCGCGGCACGGCTGCCGGCGCACAGATTCAGGGTTTGACTATCGCCGGGAAGACCGGAACGGCACAGGTGAACGGCCAGCTCGACAATGCGTGGTTTGTGGGATACGCGCCGGCGAACGATCCCAAGATCGTGCTGGCCATCATCATCGAGGAGGGGCTTCACGGGTCCACGGCCGCTCGCGCCGCCACCAAGATGATGGAACGCTATCTCAAGACGCGGTTGACGATGACCGCCATCGTCAACGACTGA